The genomic segment TCGAAGGGCTGACCGAATACCTGCGGCGCATGCAGAAGCAGTAATCGGCGTCGCAGCGCCGGCTTGGCGCGGCAGCCGATGGAATGGCGTTTTTTGAACCCAAGGGAGGGAGTGTCGTGTCGGACATCAAGACAAACCGCAAGCGCGTCCGTTTTGTGCTCTCGGCTGCGTTGCCGCTGGTGCTGGCCAGTGGTGCCACGCTGGCTGCCAGCCAGATCAGTGAAATGCAGCGGGAGGATTTTTTTGCCTACTGCGCATCCTGTCACGGCCCTTCCGGGCGTGGTGACGGGCCGGTAGCAAGCGAGCTGAAAAAGCGGCCGACGGATCTGACGCAGCTTGCCAAGAACAACA from the Immundisolibacter sp. genome contains:
- a CDS encoding c-type cytochrome, whose translation is MSDIKTNRKRVRFVLSAALPLVLASGATLAASQISEMQREDFFAYCASCHGPSGRGDGPVASELKKRPTDLTQLAKNNNGSFPYARVRAIIDGRGQALGIHGPAEMPVWGERFGRESETDMQVRGKILSIVDYLVSIQEK